From one Cardiocondyla obscurior isolate alpha-2009 linkage group LG06, Cobs3.1, whole genome shotgun sequence genomic stretch:
- the Pka-c1 gene encoding cAMP-dependent protein kinase catalytic subunit 1 has translation MGNNAATANKKVDAAESVKEFLDKAKKEFEEKWKKNPTNTAGLDDFERIKTLGTGSFGRVMIVQHKPTKEYYAMKILDKQKVVKLKQVEHTLNEKRILQAISFPFLVSLRYHFKDNSYLYMVLEYVPGGEMFSHLRKVGRFSEPHSRFYAAQIVLAFEYLHYLDLIYRDLKPENLLIDSQGYLKVTDFGFAKRVQGRTWTLCGTPEYLAPEIILSKGYNKAVDWWALGVLVYEMAAGYPPFFADQPIQIYEKIVSGKPRFPSHFGSDLKDLLRNLLQVDLTKRYGNLKAGVNDVKNHKWFASTDWIAVFQKRIEAPFIPRCKGPGDTSNFDDYEEETLRISLTEKCAKEFAEF, from the coding sequence ATGGGCAACAATGCCGCGACCGCCAACAAGAAGGTCGACGCCGCTGAGAGCGTCAAGGAGTTCCTCGACAAGGCGAAGAAAGAGTTTGAGGAGAAGTGGAAGAAGAACCCGACCAACACCGCCGGGCTGGACGACTTCGAGCGCATCAAGACTCTAGGTACCGGTTCGTTCGGTCGCGTGATGATCGTTCAGCACAAGCCCACCAAGGAGTACTACGCTATGAAGATACTCGACAAGCAGAAGGTCGTCAAATTGAAACAGGTCGAGCACACGCTCAACGAAAAGAGAATACTGCAAGCGATCAGCTTTCCGTTCCTTGTATCGTTGCGTTATCACTTCAAGGACAACTCGTACCTGTACATGGTGCTGGAGTACGTACCCGGTGGCGAGATGTTCAGTCACCTGCGCAAAGTCGGTCGTTTTTCGGAGCCGCATTCGCGTTTCTACGCCGCCCAGATCGTGCTCGCGTTCGAGTATCTGCACTACCTCGACCTCATCTACCGGGATCTGAAGCCGGAGAACCTGCTGATCGACTCGCAGGGTTATCTCAAAGTCACCGACTTCGGCTTCGCCAAAAGGGTGCAAGGACGAACGTGGACTCTGTGCGGCACCCCGGAGTACCTCGCGCCCGAGATCATCCTCAGCAAGGGCTACAACAAGGCAGTGGACTGGTGGGCGCTGGGCGTGCTGGTCTACGAAATGGCCGCTGGCTATCCTCCGTTCTTTGCCGACCAGCCGATCCAGATCTACGAGAAAATAGTGAGCGGCAAGCCCCGCTTTCCGTCGCACTTCGGCTCCGACCTGAAGGATCTACTGCGTAATCTGCTGCAGGTCGACCTCACCAAGAGGTACGGCAACCTTAAGGCGGGCGTGAATGACGTCAAGAATCACAAGTGGTTCGCCAGCACCGACTGGATAGCCGTCTTCCAGAAGCGAATAGAGGCGCCGTTCATACCGCGCTGCAAGGGACCAGGCGACACCAGCAATTTCGACGATTACGAGGAGGAGACTCTGAGGATCTCGCTGACGGAGAAGTGCGCCAAGGAATTCGCCGAGTTTTGA
- the LOC139103080 gene encoding uncharacterized protein: MADTEVKETKVTTPQKKVVEEEKVVQEEIDEDSKASENGDSKETKENGSSEEKEADEKEAESTENGDSTDAPADTCCVKRKSTAAAEAEDAQDGASPEKKSRLEEKCAEAENNGDAEEATA; this comes from the exons ATGGCGGACACGGAGGTCAA GGAAACCAAGGTCACTACCCCTCAGAAGAAGGTAGTGGAAGAGGAGAAGGTGGTGCAGGAGGAGATTGATGAGGATTCGAAAGCATCTGAAAATGGGGATTCAAAGGAAACCAAAGAGAATGGCTCGAGCGAGGAGAAGGAGGCTGACGAGAAAGAAGCAGAATCTACGGAAAATGGAGATTCGACAG ATGCTCCAGCTGACACTTGCTGCGTAAAGAGGAAATCAACAGCTGCAGCTGAAGCAGAAGATGCACAGGACGGCGCGAGTCCCGAAAAGAAGTCGAGACTCGAGGAGAAGTGCGCCGAGGCCGAGAATAACGGCGATGCGGAGGAGGCCACGGCCTAA
- the LOC139103078 gene encoding COMM domain-containing protein 10-like has protein sequence MATWIEITPKLEQGMKIVTRVDSGKFRLFVNRICQTLQSSVDAKVFNEEEEEKLLVSLDLAKDELILLLDAITSIYKQAACYVVKPFIMETVLKDTFKLDEEKRSIFTSAWLHYGKGIVENFKQQSIFPNQVKDINWSLNVQSSSISLCNTAEAAAMLQLCMTRDRSIPFTTEFNKEQLKDLHEYLEKIQGHLDTLK, from the exons ATGGCAACTTGGATCGAAATAACTCCAAA ACTAGAACAGGGTATGAAGATAGTGACACGAGTAGATAGCGGCAAATTTCGGCTTTTTGTTAATCGCATATGCCAAACTTTGCAATCCAGCGTTGATGCAAAAGTATTCAatgaagaggaagaagaaaagctGCTGGTTTCCTTAGATTTGGCCAAAGATGAATTAATTCTTCTGCTGGATGCCATTACATCTATTTATAAACAAGCCGCCTGTTACGTTGTCAAACCATTTATCATGGAAACAGTCTTGAAAGACACCTTTAAACTGGATGAAGAAAAAAGATCTATCTTTACAAGTGCCTGGTTACATTATGGAAAAGGCATTGTAGAGAATTTTAAGCAACAATCTATTTTTCCTAATCAG GTGAAAGACATCAACTGGTCTCTAAATGTGCAGTCGTCATCCATTTCGTTGTGCAATACCGCGGAAGCTGCAGCAATGCTCCAACTATGTATGACTCGTGATAGATCGATTCCCTTTACAACGGAATTTAACAAAGAGCAATTAAAAGATCTTCATGagtatttagaaaaaattcaaGGACATCTGGACactcttaaataa